A single region of the Sphingobium sp. TKS genome encodes:
- a CDS encoding type IV toxin-antitoxin system AbiEi family antitoxin produces the protein MASQTLGKLNRLQRDLPESLLVDAAWMEAHGYSSSLRSQYVRAGWLDSPTRRVYRRSRGPLTWEQAVISLQSLLDLPLTVGGRTALEQQGYAHYLSITVREVHLYGPSRPPTWLDSLPLDVSFRWHNSLRLFPVDGEIPPEPAPRMSSTAGTTLPIRCSSKERAVLELLDELPHESFHQVDMLMEGMSDLSPRRLQTLLEACASVKVKRLFLFFADRHGHAWRSKLDVSRLDLGSGKRVLVKGGKLDRRYNITVPSDLAGE, from the coding sequence ATGGCTTCGCAAACATTAGGAAAATTAAACCGGCTGCAACGGGATCTCCCAGAGAGCCTGCTGGTCGACGCGGCATGGATGGAAGCCCATGGTTACTCATCATCGCTGCGGAGCCAATATGTTCGCGCGGGATGGCTCGATAGCCCGACCCGGCGCGTCTATCGCCGCTCGCGTGGACCGCTCACCTGGGAACAGGCCGTTATCTCACTGCAATCCCTGTTGGACCTGCCTTTGACAGTTGGCGGGCGCACAGCGCTCGAACAGCAGGGCTACGCTCATTATCTCTCCATAACGGTGCGCGAAGTCCATCTCTATGGGCCAAGCCGGCCGCCGACATGGCTCGACAGCCTGCCACTCGATGTCTCGTTCCGCTGGCATAACAGCCTCCGGCTGTTTCCAGTCGACGGCGAGATTCCTCCCGAGCCTGCGCCCCGGATGTCCAGCACCGCCGGCACGACCTTGCCGATCCGCTGTTCGAGCAAGGAACGCGCCGTTCTCGAACTGCTCGATGAGCTTCCCCATGAGAGCTTCCATCAGGTCGACATGCTGATGGAAGGAATGAGCGACCTCAGCCCACGTCGCCTTCAGACACTTCTTGAGGCGTGCGCGAGCGTAAAAGTGAAGCGTCTCTTCCTCTTCTTCGCGGATCGCCATGGCCATGCCTGGCGTTCGAAGCTCGATGTTTCCCGCCTGGATCTCGGATCGGGCAAACGCGTCCTGGTCAAAGGAGGGAAGCTCGACCGGCGCTACAACATCACCGTGCCCTCCGACCTGGCGGGAGAATAG
- a CDS encoding nucleotidyl transferase AbiEii/AbiGii toxin family protein, translating into MAFLDGYRRQVALLLRVMPHVAKEDIFALKGGTAINLFVRDLPRLSVDIDLTYLPIEDRATSLATIDAAMLRIKERIKEGLVGARIHASRSADEKIVTKLIVRADDVQIKIEVTPVLRGTVYDPVVMGVVPAVEDAFGFAEIQVVSFADLYAGKIVAALDRQHPRDLFDVRDLLANEGVTDDLRRAFLVYLASHNRPMAEVLAPARKPLAEEFERGFVGMTHQPITLAELESAREDIIARMVAGMPDTHRQFLVGFKRGEPDWALAGIDEARRLPAVLWKQRNLDRLDPGKRQELVAALEKQLLPG; encoded by the coding sequence ATGGCGTTTCTCGACGGCTACCGGAGACAGGTCGCTCTTCTTCTGCGTGTTATGCCTCACGTCGCGAAGGAGGATATCTTCGCGCTGAAAGGCGGAACAGCGATCAATCTGTTCGTGCGTGACCTGCCGCGACTTTCGGTGGACATCGACCTCACCTATCTGCCGATCGAGGACCGCGCGACCTCGCTCGCCACGATCGATGCGGCGATGCTGCGGATCAAGGAACGCATCAAGGAAGGACTGGTCGGAGCCAGGATTCATGCGTCGCGTTCCGCTGACGAAAAAATCGTCACCAAGCTCATCGTTCGTGCGGATGATGTGCAGATCAAGATCGAGGTCACGCCAGTGTTGCGCGGGACGGTCTATGATCCCGTCGTTATGGGTGTCGTTCCCGCAGTCGAGGACGCCTTTGGTTTTGCTGAGATTCAGGTGGTGTCCTTCGCCGATCTCTATGCGGGAAAAATCGTGGCGGCGCTCGACCGGCAGCACCCTCGCGACCTCTTCGACGTCCGCGACTTGCTGGCGAACGAAGGCGTCACAGACGATTTGCGACGTGCATTTCTCGTCTACCTCGCCAGCCATAATCGCCCGATGGCCGAGGTTCTCGCTCCCGCCCGTAAACCGCTCGCCGAGGAGTTCGAGCGCGGTTTCGTCGGAATGACTCACCAGCCGATCACTCTGGCGGAACTGGAATCAGCGCGTGAAGACATCATCGCGCGCATGGTTGCCGGGATGCCTGACACTCATCGGCAATTCCTTGTCGGCTTCAAGCGTGGTGAACCGGACTGGGCGCTTGCGGGCATTGATGAGGCGAGGCGACTGCCCGCGGTCTTGTGGAAGCAACGTAACCTGGACCGGTTGGACCCTGGCAAGAGGCAGGAGCTTGTTGCCGCGTTGGAGAAGCAATTGCTGCCGGGATAG